Genomic segment of Gemmatimonadales bacterium:
TCTTGATCGGCGGCGGAGCTACCGCCCGGATCGGCTGTGCCTTGCGCCGGCGTTCGGCTTCTGCTTCGATGTCGCCTGCTTCCCGGTGGCCGCCGGTGTCTTCGCGACCGCGGCCTGGGCCGCCGCGTAGGCGTCACGGAGCCTGAGGCGAGGCGCTAACCGATGCTTGACGCGGCCGGAACCTGGCCGGATGCCGAAGACTGTTACCAACTCGCGCTACGATGTTGCTTGGAGATGAGATCCTGGGCGGAGCGAGGCACGTGGAGAACAGGTTCCCAAGGCCAACCGGCGAATCGTGAACCCGAGCGCGGCCCGCGAGAGGCTTGCGAGAAGTCGGCGCAGGGTGAGAGTTGAAAACGACGCTCTCCAGGACACGAAGAGGAGCCCAAGGAGCAGATCATGGATCCCGAGCAGCAGGAAGAGCTTCGCCGCGCCGTGGCGGAGACGAGCGCCCGCCTGCGGCAGCGCGGTGTCGCGCTCACCGGGCGGGAGACGAGCGACGAGCTGGTGACGCTGCTCGAGTCGGTCGAGCGCTTCGAGCTCGCGGTCGAGTCGCGCGGCGGCGATCTCATGGTGGACGAAGGGCCGCACGGCGTCACCCGCGAGCCCGACGACGTGCATTTCGTGCTGCCCCGGCGGCGCGCGGGCGAGAGCGTGGCCGAATATCTCGGTCGCCTGGACGAGGCGACGGCGGCAGTGCGGCATCACCCGCCACTGCACCAGTGAGCGCCCGACCTCTCAGCAGGGACCTCGTCGGCGTCCCGCCGGAGGCCGAGGAGCGGGCGCTTCCACCGGAAAAGCTTGCTCCGGACCTTCTTGCTTGGCGCTCCCCTGCCCCGCTACGGGGTGGCCGCCGGCTCCAGGCCGACGACCGGCGCACACGCGTGGCAACACCCTGTCTTGAGATACTCGCTTACACACTGAGCCAGTACCTGCGGACCGAACGGCTTCATGAGGAGCGGCCCCTCCTCGGCTCGAGTTGGCACGTCTTCGCCACTGATAAAGAGCACTGGTAGGTCCGGCTGGAGCCGCCGAAGCGCGGCCGCCAGGATGTCGCCGTCCGTACCTGCCAAGTGCACGTCGATCAGCGCCAGGTCGAACGGACCCTGGGCCTGCCAGACAAGGTCGAGGGCCTCCATCGCCGTTCCTGTGGCGCGGACCTCATAGTCGGCCAGCTCCAAGGAGCGGAGGACGACACCGCGTACTGCCTCGCAATCGTCCACCACGAGTACTCGAAGGCCGGCGACATCGCGCTCCGTCCGGCCGGGATGATGAGCGGTCGGGATCAGACCGGCGAGCCATTGCTCCGCCTCGGAAGCGTCGGCGAAGGTCGCGAACTGCGGGTTGGCGCCGGCGCCGTAGTCCTGATACAGCGAGGCGACGCAGGCGTTGATGGTGTTCCCCGGCACGAAGGCCACCGGAGCACACCCGTGCCGCTCGCGAAGCGTGACCATGAGCTCGGATAGAATCCGCACCTCCTGGGGCGACATCGTCAGGGCGGCCTGGCGCCCATCGATCAACTGTGGCTTCCGCAGCCAATCCCGCTCTGACAGCATGTAGACGTAGTGGGTCAGATCGGGCAGCCCAATCATCCCGATGCAGGTCGTGCGAATGAGATCGAGGTGCAAATCCGGTAGGTATGTGATCGGCATAGGTTACCTCACATCCGTTCGTCGAGCCATCCGTCGCTCTGGCGCGGCAACAAGTTGGCAGGGGCGATTCCATCCTACAAGTCAGTCTGACCTAGCTCCGGACAGGGTGGGAAAGGTGCAGGCCTCGGGCAGCGCCATCGCGGCGCGTGAGGTGAGTCCAGGAAGTAGCCGTGATGCTTGCTCGTCGGCCACGGCCAGGCCGTATCGAGAGGTACCGCAATGTGTCGTCGCCAACGTGGGACCGCCAGCGTCGGGGCCCGCGCCGGGCGGCAGGGGTCGGCCGAACGCTATTGGACAATGTGCTCCGGGATGATCAAGCGGGTCTCACGCGGACGACGAGGACAACGCCGGGCTGCTATCGGCACGGGCACCGTTTCGTGCTGTCCACCACCACCCGATAGGTGAATCCGTTGCCGATCGGCGTGCGCGTCCCCGCCACCAGCGGCAGCAGCGCCGCCTCGATCCTGACGTCGGCGGCCGACCCGGGCGGCGCCTCGGGCGGCGGGGTCACCCGCACCGGCACCAGCGCCGTCGCTCCCGGCTCCAGCAGGCGGCCGTGGGCGCCGAGCAGGCGGGCCTTCCGCTCGGTGGCCTCCGACAGCCTGGTCTCCGACGCTGGGGCGAGCACTTCCGCCTTCCAGCCCCGCGGCAGGGCCGTGCTGTCCACCCGCACCACCAGCTCGGCGGCGACCTGGAAGGCGTTGGTGGCCGCGCTCAGCACGATCTCGCCGGCCGTGGCGGCCCGGGTCTGGAAGTTCCGCATGCCGACGTTGCTGCTCCGCTCCGGCTTGGTGGTGAGCGCCATGTCGCGCTGCTGGCGAACCACCACGCCGACGCACCAGTGGTACTCGCCCCAGCTGTTGGTCCCGGTGGGGGGCGGAACGGACCGACAAGCTGGTGCAGGTTGGCGTGGGGCAGAAGGTACCAGTCGCCCAGGCGGCCGATAGAGGAAAGATGAGCGGGAAGTGAGGGCGGACGCGACAGTTTTCCCGAGAAAGTGTCGCAATCGGGTCCCCGTCACCACCGAGCACCGGGAAGGACCTCCTGGCGATCCTCTTGGCAGCCTGCGTCCCGAAGGGGCCCCTTTAGTTTCAGGCGAAGTTGGCACAGATATTTGTACACCTGCTAATCAGGCAGCGGCCAGAGGTCGGGAGGTGTAGGTCACGCCCACTCTCCCCAGCCTCAGTGCGAGCCACGAGGCGTGCCCTGGACACAGCGAGTGCTCCTTCCCGGGGACCTCCGCCGGCGCCCGCATGACGGCGGCGGCCGGCTTCCCACACCCGGGGATTTCACAGACTGGAATTGAGGGACGGGCACTCATGTGAGGGGGCCCCACCGTGGCTGTACGGGGTAGCTGGTGAGGCCCTACTACGAAGACGCCGGAGAGAAGGCGGCCCGCACTCCCGGGGGAGTCCGCGGTCGGTCGACGCACCGGTTCCTCTATGCTGACCGTCAATCCTCACAGCCGACGCTTCTGGAATCAGGAGAGTTTGGGGTCGGCTCTCCTGCTAGCCCGGTAGCTACGAGCCCTGGTAAGGCATCAGTCTCAGGACAAGTCATCGACCGAGCAATTCCGCACTCGCCCATCGATGATACGTTGACCGAACTCACAACAACCCGTGATGGCCGATTCTTCTGTGGGGTAGGTGCTAGGGCCGCTGAAGGCCCGCAAGTCCCTATTGCGGCCAATCAAGAGATCAAGGGTCCAGCGGCCGGAGCCATGTACCTGAAACGTGCGCGCCGTGATGGTGAAGCCCTTGTACAAGACCGGATTCAACTGAGGCCTGGGTAGAGGACTCTAGAAGTATACTGAAGTGTACGGTGGGCTTATGGGTGACGGCGGCCTCGCGCAGCGACACACGCAGGAAAGACAGCGGAGTGGCGGTACCACAAGGCCGTCTGTCTGGCCCTGGCTGCGCCCGCACGGCGAGCATGCTAACCGATGGTGGCCCACATCGCGCCAGACTGACATCAGCTTCAGAGTTAGGGCGTAGTACAGCAGCAGCGCGAGGGGACGGTCACGCCCCCGCCGTCTGGCGATCCGCCCGGTCCCGCTCGGTGACGTCCCGGGCCACCGCGTAGATCAGCCCAGTGGCTGGCTCCGGGTAGGACGTCCACTCCAGCCGCCGGTAGCTGCCGTCCTTGCAGCGATAGCGATTCTGGAAACAGATGGTCTCGAGACCGTTGGCGAGCTTGCTCACCTCCGCGATTGTGTCGCTCCGGTCCTCGGGGTGGATTAGCTCGACAAAGGGGGTCTTCAGCAGTTCCACCGTGGTGTAGCCCAAGACCCGCTCGAAGGAGGGATTGACCAGCTTGAAATAGCCGTCGATTCCCGCGATGCAGAGCATGTCCAGGGCATAGTTGAAGAACCGATCCAGGTCGTAGCGGGTATACTCCCCGGTGGCAGCCTCGCTCACCGAGACGCCGCAGAGGGGGCAGTAGCGCGCGCCCTCGGCCAGCGGCGCCTGGCATCGTAGGCACGAGCCTTGAGAATGTCTCGTTGGGATCGTCTCCATGATCGGACACCTCCCCCAAGCTACGTCTACAGCGGGGGCGATGCGGTCGAGCGAACTCCCCCTCACCGTTCAGTATGGGGGGGTGGCCGGATGCCAGGTGTGCGCAGGCTCACTGAATGGCGGTCGAGATCCTTCATTGTTGGCCGCGGCGACCACTCGCAATCGCTCCGAATCTGACGGTACTTTGTGCCTTAAGTACAACCGCCGGCGCCAACGTGCGAGCTGTGCGGCGGCCCAACACTGCATGTCGCCCTCGCCAAGCTCGACACCCATCCCGGACGACCCGTGAGCGGACCGGAGCTGTCTGCTCCGCTCCGCGGCTACCTTGCCACCCGGGCCCGGCCACGGTCTGGTCCTTCCCACACCCCTACGCGCTGCGCCGCTTGGTGTGAATCTCCTCGCGCAAGGTGGTGCCCGTGTCGCGCGATAGCGTCAGACATGGACGGATCGGTGCAGACTTCTTCACATCATGTTGTCTAGGCCGAGCGCCATGAGCGAGTGCATTCGGACGAAGCCGCAGCTATTGCAGGTAAAGAGCACACACGTTGCGATTCTCCCAGTCGATCCCGCCGTGCCTCCAGGCGCTCGCGTGGGGTCCTCGCGCCACTGGGCTACTTCATAGAGTCCGAACTGTCCGCGGTCGAGCACCAGCATGCCCTTCTTGCAGGCAGGGCACTCCGGCTTTACACCCACTTTCTCCAGGAGAGCGCGAATCTTGTCAAGTTGGTCCTTGCTGAAGTTCGTCACAGAAACTCCTTGCCTGAGATATTGAGGACTAGGCGTGGACGGCTTCGTGTGGGGTGTGAGAGGGGCCTGCGTGGCCGGTCGTGCCGGCGGCCGCTCGGCTTGGCGGTGCTCGAGGCCAGTAGCGTTGATGTTCGGTTGACGCGACGCCCCTAGTATAGCGCCCGGCGAGCGTTTCAGGAGGTCAGAATGGAGGGGATGACGTGGTAGTGGAGGGGCCAAGAGGCCCGCCACCGTATCGTGAAAGGTGTCCCGAGTCGCCTTCAGGCGCTCCGGCTCGTGCATCCTGGCCGCCGTCTTCAGCAAGCGCACAATCTCATCCGCCACCGTCCGCTCCGGCGGGGCGGCGGCTCCAGAGGTTCCTACCTCGGCTGCACCAGGCGCAGCTGTCCCCTGACTATACCCGTTAGGGCCCCCAAGCGGGGTCGGGGGCTCGTGGCGGAACGGGCGAGCCTGGGGTCGAGTAGCGTGGAGAGGGGCTGACGCATATACTTCACGTGCCGCCCCTCGAAGGCGGTGCACGGGAATGGCCCGGGCGGGCTTTCGATCCCGCCGCCCTCCTAGCGAGGAACTCTGTCCAGTTGGAGTTACCGGAGCTGCTCCCTAGACCGCCGCATGGCTTGCTCCGTGCGGCGGCCGCTTTTTACGGCATCCGTCCCCCGCCCTGAGTAGTCCGTCGATCGCCTCCCAGAGCGGTGCCAGTATCTCCGCCGGCGCTCCAGCGAGCCGCAGCTCGAAGATGAGCAACTCGAGCTTAAGCTCACGGCATCAACACTCCTTGAACCTGGCACCCGGATGCTCAAGCGGATTCACCGGCGACGCGAGGTACGCCCGGCTGGATCAAGGCCGCCTGGGCATATATCCGGCCACGGAACGCCGAGAAGTACACAGCCGGAGAGCCTGGCGCGCCATCCGACCGAGGAAGGAGTCTCGCTGTGAAAACGGAACGGAAACCCTATCTTGTGAAACTGAAACCCAACTGTGCTGACGCCTACGCGGGCAAGCTCCAGGTCGGTCGCGAGTATCAGGCCCACTTCTCACTCGAGAACGCGAAGTATATGAGCATCGTGGGAACCGACATCACGCGCGCGCTCAAGGCGCACTTCGATATACGGCTGACGTAGGCGAGCCCGGCCAGGAAGGCGCGGGCTTGGAGGCCAGCCCCAGCAAGCCCGCGGCGAGCGCCGTCGCCATGCGGGCCGCGTTTCACAAACTGGGATCGCGAGCATCGGCAGCTGGATCTTTGCTACCTTCTCTCGCTCAGCCGTCCCTATCAAGTCCAGGTCATGCTGACGACACTATTCGCCCACACGTTCATCTCACCATGAGCGCGACGACCGACGACCCGCACGAGCAGGAAACGTTGTTAGCTGTGCTTCGGTCAGTGCAATTCAAGAGTTGAGCGCTGAGGGCAGCCGGTGCGAAAACGCGGTGGCGGTAGCGTCACCGCGCTGCCCAGCTTCGTGGTAGACGTACCGATTCCCCCTCCCGACCCGCCTTGCTGACCCCCTCCACGTTGCCCGCCCCATCAGATGATGTCGGGATCGGAAGCAGCTTGCCGCCGAAGTCGGCTACGAGGGTCGAACCATTGGGCCGTGAGCAGCAGGTTTTCGGACTTCAGGCGATCAAGCGCCAGGCCGCCTTCAGGGGGATCAAGGGCGTCGGCCCATGCTGACTCAAGGAATCACGCGCACACGTACCGAGCCATCCGGGCCGACGGCATCCTCCAGGGCCCCGTTCTTGTCCAGGTAGACTACCGCCACGGGCAACATATCGAGCTTGCCGCCGGCGGGTCCGCTGACCAGGTAGACGGGCTGAGGAGCGTCGGCCGACGTGCCGGCTCTCCGGGCCCCTTCGGCCATCAACGGTCGCGGAAGGAGTGCCTCCGCGTGGGCACTGACGAGCTGCAGCGCCAACAGGGCGCAGATTATTGCGAGCAAGGCATTGGTTGCGCCGCGAGAGGAGAGGCGGCCTCGGGTGTTCACGATATCCTCCGACTGGTGGCGAGTTGGCTGAGCTCTGCGAGCGGACGCATGATCCCTGCTTACCGCCACGTGCACAAGCGACACGCTGGCCAGTGGGTAACCCGTTCGGCTGAGGGCGTGGGCCAGACGCCGACCGCGTCCTTGGGCGCGGCCATGCGGCCACAGACCGGCATCCCGGACCAGCAGTCGTCGAACGCGATCACCCCCGCGCCCGCAGCTCGAGCGGCACCAGTGAGCGGTAGAAGGACTCGTGCACCGGCGTCGGCACCCCCTTCTCCCGCCCCAGCCGCACGACCGCCCCGCTCTGCGCCTCCAGCTCCGACGGCCGCCCGGCGATGAGGTCGCGCTGCATGGACGCGGTCCCCTCCGCCGGCACCGTGTCGGTGAAGGCGAGCGTCTCCTCCACCGTGTCGTCCGGGAGGGCCACCCCATGGGCGCGGGCGACGGCCAGCACCTCGCGCATGGCGCGCTCGAGCAGCGCGCGGGTCTCGGGCCGGCTTCGGAACACCCCGATGGGCGCCCGGGTCACGGCGCCCACCCCGCTGACCGAGGCGATGAACAGGAACTTGCGCCACAGCTCGGCCCGCACGTCCTCGAGCGCCTCGGCGGTGACGCCGCGGCACCGGGCGAAGACCTGCTGGAGCCGCTCGACCCGAGGGCTCAGGCCCCCGGCCAGCTCGCCGAAGCCGATGTAGGGCTCGACGCCCTCGTGGCGGATCTCGCCGGGGGCGGCGATCCAGGCGAGGATGCGGCAGAGGCCGCCGAGCACGCGCTCGGGGCCCAGGACGGCGGCGAGCTGGGCGGGGGCCTCGACGCCGTTCTGGAGGGGGACGACGAAGGTGTCGGGGCCCAGGAGCGGGCCCATGGCGCGGGCGGCGTCGGGGACCTGCCAGGCCTTGACGCCCAGGAGGATGACGTCGGCGAGGCCCAGCTCGGCGGGGGTATCGGAAGCGTGGGCCGGCTGGATCACGAAATCGCCGTCGGTGCTCGTGACGCGCAGCCCGCGTTCACGGATCGCGCGTAGCGCCGCGCCGCGGGCGATGAAGGCGACGTCCTCATCCGTCTCCGCGAGCCGGCCGCCGAAGTAGGCGCCCACGGCGCCCGCGCCAAATACCACGATTCGCAACCTACGGCCTTCCTTGGTGCGATACGTTGGGCTAAACCGGTGGAAGAGACATGTATCAAAGCCTTATGGGCGTGCATAAGCCGGACGCGAATCGGCCGAAGCGGATGCAGTGGAATCTACCCGACCGGAGCGCTGCCTGGGGAGCGAAGGAAGCACGGGACCACCCGGCCCTTCAACCAACCCTCAATTGAGTGCTGGGTATAAAGACAACTCGCAAAAATGTCAGTAGCCCTCTTCTCATCTTTCGCAACGGTTGAGTGGTTAACAGATGGGAGATACGAGCTGACCACTGAACACCTTCACGAGTGATGAGCGAGCTCAGATCTGAGGAACTCTTCCAGGACCTCCGAATACGTCAGAGGGCAGTGGGCCGCCGCGAGCGCCAGCTCCAATGAGTCCCAGGCCGGCAATGGCAACCGAACGGTTCGCGTCCATGCGAGGCCTTTCGGATCGTAGCCCCCCCCCAACCCTCGGTCTGGCTGACGGTCATGCGGATACTGTCTCGGCGCTCGATCCGCACACTGATGGCCGGCCGGAAGGGTGGGCAGATAGAGAAACCGATAGACCACATCTGTCGGACCTGCCGGGGCGGGCAATGCCGACTCCTTGAGGGCAACCAGAAACTGGGTGTACCAACAGCGGCGGAAGGGTTCGAGGGAGAGGTAGGGCAGGACTTCACGGAACGCCACTGTGTCGGTGCCGGGCAGCCGCGCGTCACGATGCGGCCGTTCGGCAAGGACGTCGTCGCAGTAGAGGCAGCGATGGTGGTCTGACCGATCACGGATGCGCGCTCTGCTGAGATCGTAGGACGCATCGTTCTTCGCGGCCACCCCTTGCATGCCGCGAACGCTTGCGTTAAACTACTGAACCATATGGTTCAGTATATGACGACCCGACTTGATACTTCGTTCGCCGCGCTCTCGGCCGCCACGCGGCGTGGCGTTCTGGAGCAGCTCGGACGAGCCGACGCTTCGATCACGGACCTTGCCGAGAAGTTCCAGATGACGCTCACGGGCATGAAGAAGCACGTCGGCGTTCTGGAGCAGGCGGGGCTCGTCACCACGAAGAAGAACGGGCGCGTGCGGACGTGCCGGCTGGGCCCGCGCCGATTGGAGGAAGAGACGGCGTGGCTCGAGAGGTACCGCCAGCGCTGGGACGAACGCTTCGACGAGTTGGACAAGGTTGTCGAGGAACTGACCCGAAAGGAGAAGAGCGATGAACGCAAGAATCGAAAGTGAGCCCGGCCCCGTGAAGAACCGCACCACGGTGGAACGGAAGTCGGACCGCGAGGTGGTTGTCACGCGGACCATCAACGGCCCGGCGCGCATCGTGTTCGAGGCATTTACCAAGGCCGAGCTGCTCAAGCGTTGGTGGGTGCCCAAGTCGATGGGAATGGCCCTGCTGTCCTGCGAGGTGGATGCTCGTGTCGGAGGCAAGTACCGATTGGTATTCGACCTCGGTGGCCCCGAGCCTGCCGCGTTTTTCGGTACGTATGTCGAAGTGAAGCCGTATTTGCGCCTCGCGTGGACCAACGAGGAAGGTGGCGAGGGCGGGCCGGTCACCACGGTGACCTTCGAGGAAAAGGGCGGCAAGACGCTGGTGGTCCTGCAGGAGAACTATCCTTCGAAGGAAGCGCTCGACGCTGCCGGCACCGGAGCAGCCGATGCAATGGTCGAGACGTTCGATCAGCTGGACGAGCTTCTCGTCGCCCTGGGTGAGAGCTCAGGACAGTAACAGAGACGTGGGTCTCGCGGTCGGTCGTCCGATAGTCCCGGCTCACACTGGCCGGGGCTATCGGGTTCTGTCGGCCGCCATCCCGGCAATTCCGAAGGCAATCCAATGATGCAAGACGTCCTGCAGGACGTGAAGTATGCGGTCCGCTCTTTCGGGCGGAGACCGCTCTTCACCGCGGTTATTCTGCTGACCCTGGCGCTGGGCATCGGCAGCAATGTCGCGATCTTCAGTGTGGCCAACGCGGTGCTGTTCCGGCCTCTGCCCTTCAAAGACCCGGACCAGCTGGCGTTCGTGTGGACTCGCCTGCCCACGACCAACGTTGCTCGCTCGCTGGTCTCCGGTCCCGACTTCAAGGATTACCAGGCTCAGGCCACCCAGTTCGATGGAATTGCCGGTGCCATCGCCGTCAGCGGTACGCTCACCGGTGACGGCCCGCCGGAGCGGGTCACCAACGCCTACGTCACCTGGAATCTTCTGAGTCTCCTCGGCGTCCAGCCGGTGCTGGGGCGGACCCACGTGTCGGAAGACGCCTTTCCGATCGATCCCAAACAGTTTGGCAATCCAGACCCCAAGCTGCCGCCTGGCAAGGTGGTGTTGAGTTACGGGCTGTGGCAGCGGCGTTTCGGCGGCGACCTGGGCGTTATCGGCAAGACCATCCTCATGGATGGCTGGGGATCGCAGGTGGTCGGGGTGTTGCCCAAAGACTTCCGGATCTATCTCCCCGCCGACGCCGCGATGCCGACCAACATCGATGCCTGGGGTGTTCTGCCGAGCAATCTCGGGGATTTCGAGCGGGAAGCGGCCTGGCTAACTATTGTCGCCAGGCTCAAGCAAGGGGCTACCCTGGAGCAGGCCCAGAGCGACATGGACCGTATCGCGACGAGTCTGCGCGAGACCCACCAGTTTCACGCCACCCAGAAGATGCAGATCGTGGTCGGTGGGATGCATCACGATGTAGTGGAACACGCCCGGCCGGCGCTGTTGGCATTGCTGGGCGCGGTTGCCTTTGTGCTCCTGATTGCCTGCGCCAATATCGCAAACCTCATGCTGGTGCGCGCATCCGAGCGGGGCCGGGAGATTGCCGTTCGTGCGGCGATCGGCAGCGGCCGGGGCCGCATCGTGGCCCAGATGCTGACGGAGAGTCTGGTGCTCTCAGCCGGCGGCACCAGCCTGGGACTTCTGCTCGCGTGGGCCGGGATCAAAGTGATCAAGGCGCTCAGTCCAGCCAACCTGCCGAGGATCGATCAGGTATCGCTCGATGCGGGCGCATTCGCCTTTGCGGCCACGGCAGCAGCGGTCGCCGCGCTCCTGTTTGGTCTCGCTCCGGCGCTCCGAGCAGTCAGCGGCAATCTGGCGGACGGTCTGCGCGACCGGGGCACCGATACAGGCGGCGCGCGGGGCAACAAGCTCCGCACGGTACTGGTCGTGAGCGAAATGACTCTGTCACTGGTTCTGCTAATCGGGGCCGGATTGATGGTGCGGAGCTTCGCCGAGATTCAGAAGGTCAATCCCGGATTTGATCCGAAGAATGCGGTGACGTTTATTGCACCGCTCCCACTCATCAAGTATCTCACGTCGCAGTCCCGGGCC
This window contains:
- a CDS encoding response regulator, with the protein product MPITYLPDLHLDLIRTTCIGMIGLPDLTHYVYMLSERDWLRKPQLIDGRQAALTMSPQEVRILSELMVTLRERHGCAPVAFVPGNTINACVASLYQDYGAGANPQFATFADASEAEQWLAGLIPTAHHPGRTERDVAGLRVLVVDDCEAVRGVVLRSLELADYEVRATGTAMEALDLVWQAQGPFDLALIDVHLAGTDGDILAAALRRLQPDLPVLFISGEDVPTRAEEGPLLMKPFGPQVLAQCVSEYLKTGCCHACAPVVGLEPAATP
- a CDS encoding PAS domain S-box protein, with the translated sequence MSEAATGEYTRYDLDRFFNYALDMLCIAGIDGYFKLVNPSFERVLGYTTVELLKTPFVELIHPEDRSDTIAEVSKLANGLETICFQNRYRCKDGSYRRLEWTSYPEPATGLIYAVARDVTERDRADRQTAGA
- a CDS encoding 2-dehydropantoate 2-reductase, which gives rise to MVFGAGAVGAYFGGRLAETDEDVAFIARGAALRAIRERGLRVTSTDGDFVIQPAHASDTPAELGLADVILLGVKAWQVPDAARAMGPLLGPDTFVVPLQNGVEAPAQLAAVLGPERVLGGLCRILAWIAAPGEIRHEGVEPYIGFGELAGGLSPRVERLQQVFARCRGVTAEALEDVRAELWRKFLFIASVSGVGAVTRAPIGVFRSRPETRALLERAMREVLAVARAHGVALPDDTVEETLAFTDTVPAEGTASMQRDLIAGRPSELEAQSGAVVRLGREKGVPTPVHESFYRSLVPLELRARG
- a CDS encoding metalloregulator ArsR/SmtB family transcription factor, encoding MTTRLDTSFAALSAATRRGVLEQLGRADASITDLAEKFQMTLTGMKKHVGVLEQAGLVTTKKNGRVRTCRLGPRRLEEETAWLERYRQRWDERFDELDKVVEELTRKEKSDERKNRK
- a CDS encoding SRPBCC domain-containing protein; its protein translation is MNARIESEPGPVKNRTTVERKSDREVVVTRTINGPARIVFEAFTKAELLKRWWVPKSMGMALLSCEVDARVGGKYRLVFDLGGPEPAAFFGTYVEVKPYLRLAWTNEEGGEGGPVTTVTFEEKGGKTLVVLQENYPSKEALDAAGTGAADAMVETFDQLDELLVALGESSGQ
- a CDS encoding ABC transporter permease, translating into MMQDVLQDVKYAVRSFGRRPLFTAVILLTLALGIGSNVAIFSVANAVLFRPLPFKDPDQLAFVWTRLPTTNVARSLVSGPDFKDYQAQATQFDGIAGAIAVSGTLTGDGPPERVTNAYVTWNLLSLLGVQPVLGRTHVSEDAFPIDPKQFGNPDPKLPPGKVVLSYGLWQRRFGGDLGVIGKTILMDGWGSQVVGVLPKDFRIYLPADAAMPTNIDAWGVLPSNLGDFEREAAWLTIVARLKQGATLEQAQSDMDRIATSLRETHQFHATQKMQIVVGGMHHDVVEHARPALLALLGAVAFVLLIACANIANLMLVRASERGREIAVRAAIGSGRGRIVAQMLTESLVLSAGGTSLGLLLAWAGIKVIKALSPANLPRIDQVSLDAGAFAFAATAAAVAALLFGLAPALRAVSGNLADGLRDRGTDTGGARGNKLRTVLVVSEMTLSLVLLIGAGLMVRSFAEIQKVNPGFDPKNAVTFIAPLPLIKYLTSQSRANFVNQLGDGLAAIPGVEVVGGVTPLPLAGGEQYAVGSYGRIGESDDAYRTNMADNKSVLPGYFEAMKIPLLSGRTFVRADNEEQAQDVVVVDQKFATRVFRRENPLGAQILVDHVNEKTFAMERLPVTIVGVVANVRSTSLASESRETIYYPYVFQSFLPLTFVVRTATNPTSLMPQIRAAVAALDKDVPVADLNTLQSWVTEAMAQTRFLLALTSTFAVLALILAALGLYGVISSSARQRTREIGVRVALGANEGQIRELILGQGLIVAGVGIALGLVASVALTRVMASYLVGVSATDPLTFVGVPVVLLGVAAVASYLPARRAAGMDPVRALRDEGR